The DNA segment GCATTATCAAGCTCAAAACTGACACAGTAAATTTACTATTATTTTTTTTCATAATACAATATACAATTATAAATATACACCATTTTCTAGCCTGCTGAGATGCTTAAGTAAAGACAATTGATTAATTGCTTCTACAACTTAAATGCAAATCGCTATATATATTTACAAGAATTAATAAATAAATCAGATAATTATCTCTTATCAGTTTCAATTCATTGGGAATATAGTTTAAGAGGATGTTTTAAAAGTCCCTCATGGTGTATCAAATATTTTTAGATCCCCCTAAATCCCCCTTTTAAAGGGGGACTTTGACTCTAGTTCCCCCCTTGCTAAGGGGGGTTAGGGGGGATCTGTAAGTACCTAAAATCACAACCTAAAACTTTTCAAACAACCTCTAAGTATTAAGCTTTATTTAACGATTCATCTAATTATGGTTAACGATTGTTGCGGTGTTTTGGAAATGCCGGGATTTTGAAACTTTAAATTTTTACCAATATGGAAAAAACAGAAAAACAAAAAATGTTATCAGGTGAGTTATATTTGGCAGACGATTTGGAATTGGTTTCAGGAAGAAACAGAGCTAGTCGTCTCTTACGAATGTACAACACCACAACAGAAGTACAGGAGGCACAACGGAAACAAATTCTGCAAGAACTATTCGGTAAATTAGGAAATAAAGTCACCATTGTGCCACCCTTTTATTGTGACTATGGCACTAATATTGATGCTGGCGATGGATTATACATGAATTTTGGGTGTGTAATTTTAGACTGTAATTTAGTCACATTTGGTGAAAATGTTTTGTGCGCTCCTTACGTGCAGATTTATGCGGCTTATCATCCCACAGAGCCAGAAATTCGTCTTTCTGGCAGAGAACTTGCCGCGCCCGTGAATATTGGCAATAATGTTTGGATTGGTGGCAGTGCAATTATTTGTCCAGGAGTGACAATTGGCGACAACACGACTATTGGTGCTGGTAGCGTAGTTGTCAAAGATATACCGACAAATGTGGTTGCGGCTGGCAATCCTTGCCGGATAATTCGGCATTTATGAAGTGGCTAAGTTTTAAAATTTATAACCTCTAGCCAGCCAATAATGCCAATCTGCGATCGCTTCTTCAGTGCCAGTATCAGTATTAATTGCTACTAACTCTGATAGCTTGGCAGTAAAAACGTCTTCATCGTTGCCATGAGGATAAACCACTTCCACATACATATCTTTTAAACACTCATCGTCTGCTGCCATTCCCAGCACCTCAACTTTTTTCTCCTCAACTGCGGATGTTTTTGGTGATTTTTTCGTTACTTTAGCGATAAATGGCACATTCAGGTTGTCATCAAGGTAGTAGTACCAACCCATAGCCCTGTCTTCTTTATCTTCAGCATCGACAATTATCTCTGTTTTAATGCGATGCTCTCTTTTTTCGTCGCGTTCAACACTAGGCATAAGATAAAAGCTTATGTATGATGCACCTTGCTATGGTATAGCGCTTTGGCGATAGCGTGTCAATTTGCTTTTTGCTGTTTTAACCAATCACGGAAGGAGCGAATCATAGATATTTCGCCAATTTGTAGACTTTCTTGCAAAAAATGGGGAATTTCAGTTGTTAAAGGCAGATTGGCAAAAGTCGGCGAAACATCACAAGGGACATAGACAGCATCTCGCAGCTGGTAAATCTGCATTACAGGTTCGTCATAACGCCAAACCTCTGGTACACCCAAAGCCAGATATATCTGAAGTCGGTCAACAGAAGCGCTGGTGTAGTCTACCTCAATTACCAAGTCAGGTGGTGGATCTTGGCTTAAATCAAGATTTTGCTTATGTCGCATCACAGGTTCATTCTGGATGTAAAAACTCGAATCTGGTTCCACACCCCGGCTTAAATCTTGGCGCTTACAAGTCACAGAACCAGTACTTTTCAGGTTCAGGTTGAGTTCCTCAGCTAAATTATCAATCAGCTTTTCTATCAGTCTTTTATTATGCTCATGGGGCATTAAAGGAGTCATAATTTCCAGTGTTCCGTGGTCATAAGCCAGTCGCGTTGCCCGATTATCCCCCATTTCTGCGAGGATAGTTTCAAAGGTCTGCCAACTGATATTTGACAGTATGGCGCTTTGGGAATGAGTGGGTGCAGT comes from the Nodularia sp. NIES-3585 genome and includes:
- a CDS encoding Uma2 family endonuclease; this encodes MVMTAPTHSQSAILSNISWQTFETILAEMGDNRATRLAYDHGTLEIMTPLMPHEHNKRLIEKLIDNLAEELNLNLKSTGSVTCKRQDLSRGVEPDSSFYIQNEPVMRHKQNLDLSQDPPPDLVIEVDYTSASVDRLQIYLALGVPEVWRYDEPVMQIYQLRDAVYVPCDVSPTFANLPLTTEIPHFLQESLQIGEISMIRSFRDWLKQQKAN
- a CDS encoding calcium-binding protein gives rise to the protein MPSVERDEKREHRIKTEIIVDAEDKEDRAMGWYYYLDDNLNVPFIAKVTKKSPKTSAVEEKKVEVLGMAADDECLKDMYVEVVYPHGNDEDVFTAKLSELVAINTDTGTEEAIADWHYWLARGYKF
- a CDS encoding sugar O-acetyltransferase, yielding MEKTEKQKMLSGELYLADDLELVSGRNRASRLLRMYNTTTEVQEAQRKQILQELFGKLGNKVTIVPPFYCDYGTNIDAGDGLYMNFGCVILDCNLVTFGENVLCAPYVQIYAAYHPTEPEIRLSGRELAAPVNIGNNVWIGGSAIICPGVTIGDNTTIGAGSVVVKDIPTNVVAAGNPCRIIRHL